In a single window of the Olivibacter sp. SDN3 genome:
- a CDS encoding putative LPS assembly protein LptD, with the protein MSNLKSVSVFFGLVLSIYGMLLPKSASGQQFIVQDSVGQPINIVQDTLQQDSLITDSLLADSLDGDSLKQDSGNADGISSMVLSNAEDSTITDRRNNQLHLYGNAKIKYEDMELTADYIRIDNSTRTMFASGLIDHNGRYRGRPIFKTATDPPVTVDSLLFNFDSKKGKTYGVFTEMDGASIQAREIKKNEYNEQFIRHGFYSTCNLPFPHTHFGIQMSRVILTENQVVSKSAYMVVEEVPLRFVMIPFGFFPKTNKRQSGILFPTFGEDFTRGFFMRDAGYYIGLNDYWDAELRANLYSKGSWESSARVRYKKNYKYDGGFSLRYAYTKSGEENTPGFSRARDFNITWNHSQRQEANPGTTFSAQVNVGTGSFYSNTAASGSYDYNQLTRNNMSSSIAYGKTFADGKVNFTSSLSHRQDISTGQINLELPTFNLNVATFNPFDTKDRVGDQKWYQRITMGYSMQGKNSLNSTESELFSSETLKKLQNGIQHNVPVSLSLNVLQYFQFNTSVNYTERWYFQSIRKRFDNVPRGFEEVIDTLQGFNRAYDYSFSSGFSTKVYGQKNFKGKLAALRHVITPSVNFNYRPDFSESSFGFYREQLYADGSQVLDNQGRPVKYSIFQNAIYGTPGAGRSMGIGFSIDNNVEAKVRSADDTTGTGFKKVQILQGLTFSGNYNFVADSFKLSNISFSGRTALFDQKLGLNFNGTFDPYRFEQVNAPGSATPSYRRVNEYAIKGGQLARLTNFGLSADFSFNPAAAKSRNENLNELDQNKTNMTPEQQQELARISSDPNAFVDFNIPWNVAASFAFQYSKQFADTRITSTINIHGDFSITPKWKIQYNTGYDFQLKKMSLTQFNIYRDLHCWDMSFGWIPFGTYRSYTFNIRVKASILQDLKLTKRNDYYNSF; encoded by the coding sequence CGTTGGTCAACCGATCAATATCGTACAAGATACGCTTCAGCAAGACTCCTTAATTACAGATTCCTTATTGGCTGATTCTTTAGATGGAGATTCCTTAAAACAGGACAGCGGTAATGCTGACGGAATATCTTCCATGGTTTTAAGTAATGCCGAGGATTCTACCATTACCGATCGCCGAAATAATCAGCTGCACTTATACGGAAATGCCAAGATTAAGTACGAAGATATGGAACTTACAGCTGATTATATTCGTATAGATAATAGTACACGTACCATGTTTGCCAGTGGGCTGATAGATCATAACGGTCGATATCGAGGACGACCGATATTTAAAACAGCAACAGACCCTCCGGTAACTGTCGATTCGCTATTATTTAATTTCGATAGTAAAAAAGGAAAAACCTATGGTGTGTTTACGGAGATGGATGGTGCCTCCATCCAAGCTCGGGAAATAAAAAAGAACGAATATAACGAGCAATTTATTCGACACGGCTTTTATAGTACATGTAATCTCCCTTTTCCGCATACACATTTCGGTATCCAGATGAGCCGTGTCATCTTAACAGAAAATCAAGTGGTTTCCAAAAGTGCATATATGGTTGTAGAAGAAGTGCCTTTGCGCTTTGTTATGATTCCCTTTGGATTTTTTCCAAAAACGAATAAGAGGCAGTCGGGCATATTGTTTCCAACTTTCGGAGAAGATTTTACGAGAGGTTTCTTTATGCGCGACGCCGGTTATTATATAGGGCTTAATGATTATTGGGATGCCGAGTTACGGGCAAATCTTTATTCCAAGGGATCTTGGGAAAGTAGTGCTAGGGTACGTTATAAAAAGAATTATAAGTATGATGGGGGCTTCAGTTTACGCTATGCTTATACCAAGAGCGGAGAGGAAAACACACCTGGTTTCTCTCGGGCACGAGACTTTAATATCACATGGAATCACTCGCAGAGACAAGAAGCTAATCCCGGAACAACTTTTAGTGCTCAGGTGAATGTAGGAACCGGCTCTTTTTACTCCAATACCGCTGCCAGTGGCTCTTATGATTACAATCAGCTTACACGTAACAATATGTCGTCAAGTATAGCCTACGGCAAAACATTTGCAGATGGTAAGGTGAATTTTACTTCAAGCTTGAGTCATCGACAGGATATTTCTACCGGGCAGATTAACTTGGAGCTTCCAACCTTCAATCTTAACGTCGCGACCTTTAACCCTTTTGATACTAAAGATAGGGTGGGCGATCAGAAGTGGTACCAGCGCATAACTATGGGGTATAGTATGCAAGGGAAAAATTCATTGAACTCTACCGAAAGTGAATTGTTTAGTAGTGAGACCCTGAAAAAACTACAAAATGGTATTCAGCATAATGTTCCGGTCAGTTTATCATTAAATGTATTGCAGTATTTTCAATTCAATACCAGCGTTAATTATACAGAAAGATGGTACTTTCAATCTATACGAAAACGTTTTGATAATGTGCCCAGAGGATTTGAGGAGGTAATTGATACTTTACAGGGATTTAATAGGGCTTACGATTATAGCTTTTCCAGTGGCTTTTCTACCAAAGTGTATGGGCAGAAAAATTTCAAGGGGAAATTAGCGGCCCTGCGACATGTCATTACCCCTTCCGTAAATTTCAATTATCGGCCTGATTTTTCGGAAAGCAGTTTTGGTTTCTATCGTGAACAACTTTATGCTGACGGAAGCCAGGTTTTAGATAATCAGGGCAGACCGGTTAAATATTCTATTTTCCAAAACGCTATTTACGGTACACCGGGCGCTGGCCGTTCCATGGGAATAGGTTTTTCAATTGATAATAACGTAGAGGCCAAAGTGAGGAGTGCAGACGATACCACCGGGACCGGTTTTAAGAAAGTGCAGATTTTACAAGGGCTTACCTTTAGTGGAAACTATAATTTTGTGGCAGACTCTTTTAAACTTTCCAATATTAGCTTTTCAGGCCGGACGGCTCTGTTCGACCAAAAATTGGGACTTAACTTTAATGGAACATTTGATCCGTACCGATTTGAACAGGTGAATGCCCCAGGTAGTGCTACACCCAGCTACAGGCGTGTTAACGAATATGCCATAAAGGGTGGACAGCTCGCTCGCTTAACAAATTTTGGTCTGTCAGCAGATTTCAGCTTTAATCCAGCGGCTGCCAAAAGTCGTAATGAGAATTTGAATGAGCTAGACCAGAACAAAACCAATATGACTCCTGAACAGCAACAGGAGTTGGCCCGTATCAGTTCAGATCCGAATGCCTTTGTGGATTTTAATATTCCATGGAATGTCGCAGCTTCTTTTGCTTTTCAGTATAGCAAACAATTTGCAGATACACGAATAACCAGCACAATCAATATCCATGGTGATTTTTCTATTACTCCAAAATGGAAGATACAATACAATACAGGTTATGATTTTCAATTAAAGAAAATGAGTTTGACGCAGTTTAATATTTATAGAGACCTGCATTGTTGGGATATGTCCTTTGGTTGGATACCATTTGGAACTTATAGAAGTTACACTTTCAATATTAGGGTAAAAGCGTCTATTTTACAAGATCTTAAGCTTACAAAACGTAACGACTATTATAATAGCTTTTAG